One genomic segment of Natranaeroarchaeum aerophilus includes these proteins:
- a CDS encoding carboxymuconolactone decarboxylase family protein produces MADEIDDTDELPSVPGRLASEQPDVWEAYSDLGKACSEAGPIDNETKRLVKLALAVGAQSEGAVHSHTRRGLDEGIDADALRHVGILAIPTLGFPEAMAGLSWIDDFAEE; encoded by the coding sequence ATGGCTGACGAAATCGACGATACGGACGAACTGCCGTCAGTGCCGGGTCGACTCGCAAGCGAACAGCCCGACGTCTGGGAGGCGTACTCGGACCTTGGCAAAGCCTGTTCGGAGGCCGGCCCCATCGACAACGAGACGAAACGACTCGTAAAGCTCGCGCTGGCAGTCGGCGCGCAATCGGAGGGTGCGGTCCACTCCCACACTCGGCGCGGGCTCGACGAGGGGATCGATGCTGACGCACTTCGACACGTTGGGATCCTCGCGATCCCGACACTTGGCTTTCCGGAGGCAATGGCGGGGCTCAGCTGGATCGACGACTTCGCAGAAGAATAG
- the sucD gene encoding succinate--CoA ligase subunit alpha, whose protein sequence is MSVLVDDDTRVVVQGITGGEGKFHAGQMIEYGTNVVAGAVPGRGGQEVHGVPVYDTVDEAARKEDADASVIFVPPAFAGDAIFEALDSPLDLAVAITEGVPTQDMAKVNKRLSETDTKLIGPNCPGLITPGEAKLGILPGNIFSSGNVGLVSRSGTLTYQVVDNLTDRGLGQSTAIGIGGDPIIGTTFIDALEEFEADPDTDVVVMCGEIGGEDEEQAAAYIAENMDTPVAGFIAGRTAPPGKRMGHAGAIVSGSGTGTAESKINALNDAGVPVGDTPEEVADAVEDLL, encoded by the coding sequence ATGTCCGTTCTAGTCGATGATGATACGCGCGTCGTAGTGCAGGGGATCACCGGTGGGGAAGGCAAGTTCCACGCCGGACAGATGATCGAGTACGGGACCAACGTCGTCGCCGGTGCGGTGCCGGGCCGCGGTGGGCAGGAGGTCCACGGCGTGCCGGTGTACGATACCGTCGACGAAGCAGCACGAAAAGAAGATGCCGACGCATCGGTAATCTTCGTCCCACCCGCTTTTGCTGGCGATGCCATCTTCGAGGCACTGGACTCGCCACTCGACCTTGCGGTCGCCATCACTGAAGGCGTTCCAACCCAGGATATGGCGAAGGTGAACAAACGCCTCTCCGAAACCGATACGAAACTGATCGGACCGAACTGTCCCGGCCTCATTACACCCGGCGAGGCGAAACTCGGTATCCTGCCCGGGAACATCTTCTCCTCGGGTAACGTCGGTCTCGTCTCCCGTTCCGGTACCCTCACGTACCAGGTTGTCGACAACCTCACCGATCGCGGCCTCGGCCAGTCGACCGCCATCGGCATTGGCGGGGACCCGATCATCGGGACGACCTTCATCGACGCCCTCGAGGAGTTTGAGGCCGACCCCGATACTGACGTCGTCGTGATGTGCGGCGAAATCGGTGGCGAGGACGAAGAGCAGGCGGCAGCCTACATCGCCGAGAATATGGACACGCCGGTCGCCGGTTTCATCGCGGGCCGCACCGCACCGCCGGGCAAACGGATGGGCCACGCCGGTGCGATCGTCTCCGGTTCCGGTACTGGGACCGCGGAGTCCAAAATCAACGCGCTCAACGACGCCGGCGTCCCGGTCGGCGACACGCCCGAAGAGGTCGCCGACGCCGTCGAAGACCTGCTGTAA
- the sucC gene encoding ADP-forming succinate--CoA ligase subunit beta yields the protein MKLHEYQAKQVFADAGIPTPPSTLAKTVDEAVEAADEIGYPVAIKAQVQVGGRGKAGGIKLVDDTAEAREAADSILGMDLKGLHVDSVLVEGAVDFVNELYLGITMDRSEGKPVAMVSTKGGVDIEQVAEEDPDAIVREHVDPAFGMFPYQARRAVFEAGVDREVATDVASVLRTLYQLWADSDATEAEINPLMVTADDEVIAADAVMNIDEDALFRQPKLAEMEDDSAGGDELEAKADEYGFDYVRLSGNVGIIGNGAGLVMTTLDLVDHYGGEPANFLDVGGGAKAERIANALDMVFSDENVDSVVFNIFGGITRGDEVAKGINSALEQFDEIPKPVVVRLAGTNWEEGMEILNEDLVTVEKTLEDAVQRSVEYATEVQE from the coding sequence ATGAAGCTACACGAATATCAGGCGAAACAGGTGTTCGCCGACGCCGGGATTCCGACGCCGCCGTCGACGCTCGCGAAGACCGTCGACGAGGCGGTCGAGGCGGCAGACGAGATTGGCTATCCGGTCGCCATCAAGGCACAGGTACAGGTCGGTGGACGCGGAAAGGCCGGTGGGATCAAACTCGTCGACGACACAGCGGAGGCCCGCGAAGCCGCCGACTCGATCCTTGGGATGGATCTGAAGGGGCTGCACGTCGACAGCGTGCTCGTCGAAGGTGCGGTCGATTTCGTCAACGAACTCTATCTGGGCATCACGATGGACCGTAGCGAAGGCAAGCCCGTCGCGATGGTTTCGACCAAAGGCGGCGTCGATATCGAGCAGGTTGCCGAGGAGGATCCCGATGCGATCGTTCGCGAGCACGTCGATCCGGCCTTCGGGATGTTCCCGTATCAGGCCCGCCGCGCAGTCTTCGAGGCAGGGGTCGACCGCGAGGTCGCAACTGACGTCGCCTCGGTCCTGCGGACACTCTATCAGCTCTGGGCCGACAGCGACGCCACGGAAGCCGAAATCAACCCGCTAATGGTTACAGCGGACGACGAAGTGATCGCTGCGGACGCCGTCATGAACATCGACGAGGACGCGCTGTTCCGCCAGCCCAAACTCGCCGAGATGGAAGACGACTCCGCCGGCGGCGACGAACTCGAAGCCAAGGCCGACGAGTACGGCTTCGATTACGTCCGCCTCTCGGGCAACGTCGGCATCATCGGCAACGGTGCAGGACTGGTGATGACGACTCTCGACCTCGTGGACCACTACGGCGGCGAACCCGCCAACTTCCTCGACGTCGGCGGTGGCGCGAAGGCCGAGCGAATCGCCAACGCGCTGGATATGGTCTTTTCCGACGAGAACGTCGACTCGGTCGTGTTCAACATCTTCGGCGGGATCACCCGCGGCGACGAGGTCGCGAAAGGGATCAACAGCGCGCTCGAACAGTTCGACGAGATTCCCAAACCGGTCGTCGTGCGACTCGCCGGGACCAACTGGGAGGAGGGCATGGAGATCCTCAATGAGGACCTCGTAACCGTCGAGAAGACGCTGGAGGATGCGGTGCAACGCTCGGTCGAGTACGCAACGGAGGTGCAAGAATAA